The proteins below come from a single Iocasia fonsfrigidae genomic window:
- the ptsP gene encoding phosphoenolpyruvate--protein phosphotransferase, translated as MDSYICASKGYAIGEVYIYEDIKLQSFPDKTDNVETEITRLKDTVKICKKQIEEIARKIRNSVGNKEAEILESHISLLNDPEFIGEIFQEIKDSKKTSEKAVSDVVSKLEEIFSQFDDDEYLKERAADIKDVGTRLIRILSDEEQKDLENLPENSIIVAHDLKPSETARIDKDKVVGIITETGSQTSHTAIMARAMNITAIVGFRDILAKVETGDMVIIDSISGKVIINPDKDIIKHYKELKHKFEKQKEGLKKILDKKIITKDGRKIMVAANIGSLAEVNVALSNGAEGIGLFRTEFLYMDRNSMPSEEEQFEVYKQVAQKMGNKPVIIRTLDIGGDKTLPYLNLTKEDNPFLGVRAIRLCLQNRNIFKIQLRALLRASIYGHIKIMFPMIGSLKELTSAKTILKECMKELQEKSIDFKNNMEMGMMVEIPAAAVMADEFAKHVDFFSIGTNDLIQYTLAVDRMNEGLSDLYNPMNPAVLHLIKTSIHAAHANGIPCYMCGEMAADFSAIPILLGYGLDEFSVSSASILEVKNFILETINQ; from the coding sequence ATGGATTCATATATTTGCGCCTCAAAGGGTTATGCAATTGGTGAGGTTTATATCTACGAAGATATAAAGTTACAGTCTTTTCCCGATAAAACAGACAATGTGGAAACAGAAATTACAAGATTAAAAGACACAGTTAAAATATGCAAAAAGCAAATAGAAGAAATTGCAAGAAAAATACGGAATTCAGTTGGAAATAAAGAAGCAGAAATATTGGAAAGCCATATTAGTCTTCTAAATGACCCAGAATTTATCGGTGAAATCTTTCAAGAAATCAAGGATTCAAAAAAAACTTCTGAAAAAGCAGTTAGTGATGTTGTCAGCAAACTGGAAGAAATCTTCTCTCAGTTTGACGATGATGAATATTTGAAAGAAAGAGCAGCAGATATTAAAGATGTTGGTACAAGATTGATTCGTATTTTAAGCGATGAGGAACAAAAAGATCTGGAAAATCTCCCAGAAAATTCAATTATAGTTGCTCATGATTTAAAACCATCTGAAACCGCTCGTATTGATAAAGATAAAGTTGTCGGGATTATAACCGAAACAGGAAGTCAGACTTCTCACACAGCCATTATGGCAAGAGCTATGAACATCACAGCTATTGTCGGTTTTCGAGATATACTTGCAAAGGTAGAAACAGGAGATATGGTAATCATTGACAGCATATCCGGAAAGGTAATTATTAATCCAGATAAAGATATAATCAAGCATTATAAAGAATTGAAACATAAATTCGAAAAACAAAAAGAAGGGCTTAAGAAAATCCTGGACAAAAAAATAATTACCAAAGACGGTCGTAAAATTATGGTTGCCGCCAACATCGGTTCCCTTGCAGAAGTAAATGTTGCCCTGAGTAATGGTGCAGAAGGTATTGGACTTTTCAGAACTGAATTCCTTTATATGGATAGAAATTCAATGCCTTCCGAAGAAGAACAGTTTGAAGTCTATAAACAGGTTGCTCAAAAGATGGGTAATAAACCCGTTATTATTAGAACACTGGATATCGGAGGTGACAAAACACTTCCCTATTTGAACTTAACAAAGGAAGACAACCCTTTCTTAGGAGTTAGGGCCATCAGGCTCTGCCTGCAAAACAGGAATATTTTTAAAATACAATTACGCGCCCTGCTAAGAGCATCCATATATGGTCATATAAAAATTATGTTCCCAATGATTGGCAGCCTCAAGGAATTAACCTCTGCAAAAACTATATTAAAAGAGTGTATGAAAGAACTACAGGAAAAATCTATTGATTTTAAAAACAATATGGAAATGGGAATGATGGTTGAGATACCTGCTGCCGCAGTAATGGCTGATGAATTTGCAAAACATGTTGACTTTTTCAGTATCGGCACAAATGATTTAATACAATACACTCTTGCAGTTGATAGAATGAATGAAGGTCTCTCCGATTTATATAACCCTATGAACCCTGCAGTTTTACATCTTATCAAAACCAGTATTCATGCTGCTCATGCTAATGGAATACCATGTTATATGTGTGGAGAAATGGCAGCAGATTTTAGTGCAATACCTATTTTGTTGGGCTATGGTCTTGATGAATTTTCTGTCAGCTCCGCTTCTATCCTGGAAGTAAAAAATTTTATATTAGAAACAATAAATCAATAA
- the rpsI gene encoding 30S ribosomal protein S9, with protein sequence MAAEVQYWGTGRRKKSIARVRLVPGSGKIIVNDKDINDYFGRDTLIKDLKSPLELTKTLNTLDVLVNVEGGGLSGQAGAIRHGIARALLKVDQDYRQPLKKAGYLTRDPRMKERRKYGLKKARKAPQFSKR encoded by the coding sequence ATGGCTGCCGAAGTACAGTACTGGGGAACTGGTCGCCGGAAGAAATCAATTGCCCGGGTTAGATTAGTTCCAGGAAGCGGCAAGATCATTGTAAATGATAAAGATATAAATGATTATTTTGGCCGTGATACACTTATTAAAGACCTTAAATCTCCACTGGAGTTAACAAAAACTCTGAACACATTAGATGTACTTGTAAATGTAGAGGGTGGGGGTTTATCAGGCCAGGCCGGGGCAATTAGACATGGTATTGCCAGGGCTTTATTAAAGGTTGATCAGGATTATCGCCAACCACTTAAAAAGGCCGGTTATCTCACAAGAGACCCGCGGATGAAGGAAAGAAGAAAATACGGTCTCAAGAAAGCGCGTAAGGCTCCACAGTTTTCCAAGAGGTAA
- the rplM gene encoding 50S ribosomal protein L13 — MSTFMAKPDQVERKWYLVDASDKTLGRLATKVADILRGKHKPSFTPHIDTGDFVIIINAEKIKLTGKKWDQKKYYRHSGYPGGIKETTYKDLVKKKPELIIEKAVKGMIPHNKLGRQVVKKLKVYAGSEHPHQAQQPEELEL; from the coding sequence GTGTCTACATTTATGGCAAAACCTGATCAAGTAGAACGCAAATGGTATCTGGTAGATGCAAGTGATAAAACTCTGGGACGCCTGGCTACCAAGGTTGCCGATATTTTAAGGGGAAAACATAAACCAAGTTTTACACCTCATATAGATACTGGTGATTTTGTTATTATTATAAATGCAGAGAAGATCAAACTGACAGGTAAGAAATGGGATCAAAAGAAATATTATCGTCATAGTGGTTATCCTGGTGGAATAAAGGAGACTACTTATAAAGATTTAGTAAAGAAAAAACCAGAGTTAATTATTGAAAAAGCCGTTAAAGGAATGATACCCCATAATAAACTGGGGAGACAGGTCGTAAAAAAATTAAAGGTCTATGCAGGGTCAGAACACCCTCATCAGGCCCAGCAACCTGAAGAATTGGAATTATAG
- the truA gene encoding tRNA pseudouridine(38-40) synthase TruA yields the protein MKRNIKITLEYDGTNYSGWQKQKNTTKTIQGVLEKSLSKINKGPVGLTAAGRTDAGVHALGQVANFFINVNIPTDRISRALNRLIPADISCKIAEEVEPEFHARYDAKGKKYRYRIYNQRRASVFNRNYVYHYIHPLDYQLMLEAARYFEGTHDFVSFQSAGSSMQDTVRTIELLEVINKETEIWVEIIGNGFLYNMVRIIVGTLIEIGTGKIPYNKVKEIIESGKREKAGFTAPAQGLTLLEVFY from the coding sequence ATGAAAAGGAATATCAAAATAACTCTGGAATATGATGGAACTAATTATAGTGGCTGGCAGAAACAGAAAAATACCACTAAAACAATACAGGGGGTACTTGAGAAGAGTCTTAGCAAGATAAATAAAGGACCGGTAGGCTTAACTGCTGCTGGTCGTACTGATGCAGGGGTTCATGCCCTTGGCCAGGTAGCCAATTTTTTTATTAATGTCAATATACCAACTGATAGAATTTCCAGGGCTTTAAATCGATTAATACCAGCTGATATTTCCTGTAAGATAGCTGAGGAGGTTGAACCTGAGTTTCATGCTCGTTATGATGCTAAAGGGAAAAAATATCGTTATAGAATCTATAATCAAAGAAGGGCCTCTGTTTTTAATAGAAATTATGTATATCATTATATTCATCCCCTGGATTATCAATTAATGTTAGAGGCGGCTCGATATTTTGAAGGGACTCATGATTTTGTTTCTTTTCAGTCAGCAGGGAGTTCTATGCAGGATACAGTTAGAACGATTGAATTACTTGAAGTCATAAATAAAGAAACTGAGATTTGGGTTGAGATAATAGGAAATGGTTTTCTTTATAATATGGTCAGAATTATAGTAGGTACATTAATTGAAATAGGAACAGGCAAAATACCATATAATAAGGTAAAAGAGATAATTGAGTCAGGTAAAAGAGAGAAGGCAGGTTTTACAGCACCTGCCCAGGGCTTGACACTCCTGGAAGTTTTTTATTAA
- a CDS encoding energy-coupling factor transporter transmembrane component T family protein yields MLKDITVGQYIPGDSPVHSLDSRIKIIITILLITALFFINQFLGFGIFFVFIIFVIFLSRLPAMRVIKGLKPIFFLIILTFLLHIFLTKGGRVIWEWRFISIEEEGLFTGLFMVSRILLLIMFTSLLTLTTSPLQLTDGIEYLLNPLKRFGVPAGELAMMMTIALRFIPTLLEEAEKIMKAQMARGADFESGNIIQRAKNLIPLLVPLFISAFRRADDLALAMESRCYHGGEGRTRLHQLQIKPNDIIALIISILMGIGISFF; encoded by the coding sequence ATGTTAAAAGACATTACAGTAGGCCAATATATACCAGGTGATTCTCCTGTTCATAGTCTGGATTCACGTATTAAGATAATAATTACTATTTTACTTATAACAGCACTTTTTTTTATTAATCAGTTCCTTGGTTTTGGGATTTTTTTTGTTTTTATTATCTTTGTTATTTTTTTATCACGTCTGCCAGCTATGCGTGTTATTAAGGGATTAAAGCCGATATTCTTTTTGATTATACTGACATTCCTACTCCATATTTTTTTAACTAAAGGTGGACGTGTTATCTGGGAATGGCGTTTTATTAGTATTGAAGAAGAAGGGTTATTTACAGGTTTATTTATGGTGAGCCGTATATTACTATTGATAATGTTTACTTCACTTTTGACCCTGACTACCTCACCCTTACAGCTTACTGATGGTATTGAGTATTTATTAAATCCCTTGAAGAGATTTGGTGTTCCTGCAGGAGAATTAGCTATGATGATGACAATTGCTTTAAGGTTTATCCCCACTCTATTAGAAGAGGCTGAAAAGATAATGAAGGCACAGATGGCCCGGGGTGCTGACTTTGAAAGTGGTAATATAATTCAAAGGGCTAAAAATCTGATTCCATTACTGGTTCCACTTTTTATTAGTGCTTTCAGGCGGGCTGATGACCTTGCTCTTGCTATGGAATCGCGCTGTTACCATGGTGGTGAAGGAAGAACACGACTACACCAGTTACAGATAAAACCCAATGATATTATTGCACTTATTATTTCAATTCTCATGGGAATCGGTATTAGTTTCTTTTAG
- a CDS encoding energy-coupling factor transporter ATPase, with translation MFIKVENVTHIYKQGDEHKALDKVNLSIQDNEFIGLIGHTGSGKSTLVQLLNGLIKPTTGSVVVDGQDITKEKINLKEIRRKIGLVFQYPEHQLFEETVYDDIAFGPRNLGLSNKEIQERVEEAMKLVGLDFAAFKTRSPFNLSGGQQRKVAFAGVLAMKPQALILDEPSAGLDPQGREQLINLLKHLYNQYDMTIILISHRMEEIARLSSRVLVMNQGRIALDGSPQEVFGQVEKIRRLALDLPEITEILWRLKQKGKGVRTNIFTMSEAISEISREMRGIS, from the coding sequence ATGTTCATAAAGGTGGAAAATGTAACACACATCTATAAACAGGGAGATGAACATAAGGCCCTGGATAAAGTGAATTTAAGCATTCAGGACAATGAGTTTATCGGTTTGATTGGACATACTGGTTCAGGAAAATCAACATTAGTACAGTTGTTAAATGGATTAATAAAACCTACTACTGGTAGTGTTGTAGTAGATGGACAGGATATTACTAAGGAAAAGATTAATTTAAAAGAGATCAGGCGTAAGATTGGTCTGGTTTTTCAGTATCCAGAACATCAACTTTTTGAAGAAACAGTTTATGATGATATTGCTTTTGGACCTCGTAACCTGGGTTTAAGTAATAAAGAAATTCAGGAAAGGGTTGAAGAGGCAATGAAACTGGTGGGACTTGATTTTGCTGCTTTCAAAACGCGTTCTCCCTTTAATTTAAGTGGGGGGCAGCAGAGAAAGGTTGCTTTTGCCGGGGTTTTGGCCATGAAGCCACAGGCCTTGATACTTGATGAACCATCTGCTGGTCTGGATCCCCAGGGTAGGGAACAATTAATCAATCTATTAAAGCACTTATATAATCAGTATGATATGACGATTATATTAATATCACACCGTATGGAAGAGATAGCTAGACTCAGCAGCAGGGTGCTTGTGATGAATCAAGGTAGGATTGCCCTTGACGGTTCTCCTCAGGAAGTCTTTGGACAGGTTGAAAAAATAAGGAGACTGGCTCTTGATCTGCCGGAGATCACAGAAATACTCTGGCGCTTAAAACAAAAGGGGAAAGGTGTCAGGACAAATATTTTTACAATGTCTGAAGCCATTAGTGAGATTTCACGGGAAATGAGGGGAATTAGCTGA
- a CDS encoding energy-coupling factor transporter ATPase — MGLLEVKGVDFVYSQLEEPALYDINLSIEAGEFVAVIGGNGSGKSTLAKLLNVLLLPTAGEIIVDGLNTRAEENRLKIRQRVGMVFQNPDNQLIATMVEDDIAFGPENLGIPAAEIRKRINNSLEMVGMSGYEKKAPHKLSGGQKQRIAIAGIIAMEPSCIVLDEPTAMLDPQGRKEVMDTITFLNKEKGITIIHITHFMEEAIKADRVVVMNQGSIFREGRPREIFKDIEGLKKINLDVPVVVELSHGLRTKGIKLPEVLSIDELVSNLCS; from the coding sequence ATGGGATTGTTAGAAGTAAAAGGGGTAGATTTTGTATATAGTCAACTGGAAGAACCGGCCTTATATGATATTAATTTATCAATAGAGGCTGGTGAATTTGTTGCTGTAATTGGTGGAAATGGTTCTGGAAAATCTACCCTTGCTAAATTATTAAATGTTTTATTGCTGCCTACAGCAGGAGAGATTATAGTAGATGGATTAAATACCCGTGCTGAAGAAAACCGTTTAAAGATCCGTCAGAGGGTTGGAATGGTATTCCAGAATCCAGATAATCAATTGATTGCTACTATGGTAGAAGATGATATTGCTTTTGGCCCAGAAAATCTGGGGATACCTGCAGCCGAGATCAGGAAGCGTATCAACAACTCCCTTGAAATGGTGGGTATGTCAGGGTATGAAAAAAAAGCCCCTCATAAATTATCAGGTGGCCAAAAACAAAGGATTGCTATAGCTGGTATCATAGCTATGGAACCATCCTGTATAGTCCTTGATGAACCTACAGCAATGCTTGATCCTCAGGGGCGGAAAGAGGTCATGGATACTATTACTTTTTTAAATAAAGAAAAGGGTATTACTATCATTCATATTACACATTTTATGGAAGAAGCAATCAAGGCTGATCGGGTAGTTGTGATGAACCAGGGTTCTATCTTTAGAGAAGGTAGACCGAGAGAGATTTTTAAGGATATTGAGGGGTTAAAAAAGATTAATTTGGATGTGCCGGTAGTTGTTGAACTATCACATGGTTTAAGGACAAAAGGAATTAAGCTGCCGGAGGTACTGTCAATAGATGAGTTGGTGAGTAATTTATGTTCATAA
- the rplQ gene encoding 50S ribosomal protein L17, with the protein MPQRKLGKTTPHRKAMFNNLLTDFFRHERLETTLPKAKELRPMAEKMITTAQKNDLSSRRKVLKRIKDKEIVQRLFDEIAPRFSDRPGGYTRILKMYPRRGDASEKAIIELVE; encoded by the coding sequence ATGCCTCAGCGTAAATTAGGTAAAACAACTCCACATCGTAAGGCGATGTTTAATAATCTGCTGACTGATTTTTTTAGACATGAACGCCTGGAGACTACACTGCCCAAGGCTAAGGAATTAAGACCAATGGCTGAAAAAATGATTACAACAGCCCAGAAGAATGATCTAAGTTCCCGCCGTAAGGTATTAAAACGTATCAAAGATAAAGAAATCGTTCAGAGATTGTTTGATGAAATTGCTCCCAGGTTTTCTGATCGGCCAGGGGGATATACCAGAATACTTAAGATGTATCCCCGGAGGGGCGATGCCAGTGAAAAGGCGATTATTGAACTGGTAGAATAG
- a CDS encoding DNA-directed RNA polymerase subunit alpha: MIEIEKPRVEIVESDKKVGKFEVAPLERGYGTTLGNSLRRILLSSLPGAAITSVKFDGVRHEFSTVPGVVEDVSEIILNLKEVVIKYTGNGIEKITLNVEGEGEVTAGDFKTSGDLEIINKDHHIATLSEDGSLVLEATVERGRGYVTAEENQEHFDKIIGLIPIDSSFSPIERANFKVENTRVGQVTDYDRLVLEVITNGSISPEDAVSLSSKIMTEHLELFINLTDEVNDVEIMVEKEEEEKDKIFDTTIEELELSVRSSNCLKRAGINTVGELTSKTEDDLMKVRNLGKKSLLEIKEKLTELELDLKEPEI; this comes from the coding sequence ATGATAGAAATAGAAAAGCCTCGTGTAGAGATAGTTGAAAGTGACAAAAAGGTAGGTAAATTTGAGGTTGCTCCACTGGAAAGGGGTTATGGTACTACCCTTGGCAATTCCTTGAGAAGAATACTTCTTTCTTCTCTCCCTGGAGCAGCTATTACATCAGTAAAGTTTGATGGAGTGAGACATGAATTTTCTACTGTACCAGGTGTAGTAGAAGATGTATCAGAAATAATCCTTAATTTAAAAGAGGTTGTTATTAAGTATACTGGTAATGGGATTGAGAAAATCACCCTTAATGTAGAGGGTGAGGGTGAGGTTACTGCCGGTGATTTTAAAACATCTGGTGATCTGGAGATAATTAATAAGGATCATCATATTGCTACCTTATCTGAAGATGGCAGTTTAGTCCTGGAAGCTACTGTTGAAAGGGGTAGGGGGTATGTTACTGCTGAGGAGAATCAGGAACATTTTGATAAAATTATTGGCCTGATTCCTATTGATTCCTCTTTCAGTCCAATTGAAAGAGCTAATTTTAAGGTTGAAAATACCAGGGTTGGTCAGGTGACTGATTACGATAGACTGGTATTAGAGGTGATCACCAATGGCAGTATTTCACCTGAAGATGCAGTAAGTCTTTCTTCTAAAATTATGACTGAACATCTTGAACTCTTTATTAATTTGACAGATGAAGTAAATGATGTTGAAATAATGGTAGAAAAAGAAGAAGAAGAAAAGGATAAGATTTTTGATACTACTATTGAAGAACTTGAATTATCTGTTCGTTCTTCTAATTGTCTTAAACGTGCTGGTATTAACACAGTAGGGGAATTGACCAGTAAGACAGAAGATGACCTGATGAAGGTTAGAAATCTTGGAAAAAAATCATTACTGGAGATTAAAGAAAAATTAACAGAGCTTGAACTAGATTTAAAGGAACCAGAAATTTAA
- the rpsD gene encoding 30S ribosomal protein S4 → MARYRGSVCRLCRREGEKLYLKGERCYTDKCAIERRAYPPGEHGQGRIKLSEYGLQLREKQKVRRIYGILEKQYGNYFAKAENMPGVTGENFLQLLERRLDNTVYRMGFATSRNEARQFVLHGHILVNGKKVNIPSYQVDVDDVIAVKDASRKGKRFKDVFEFNSEITTPDWLSVNLEKAEGKVVSLPTREDIDYPVEEHLIVEFYSR, encoded by the coding sequence ATGGCAAGATATAGGGGTTCTGTTTGTAGATTATGTCGCCGTGAAGGTGAGAAACTATATCTTAAAGGGGAACGTTGTTATACTGATAAATGTGCAATTGAACGCCGTGCTTATCCCCCTGGAGAACATGGTCAGGGTCGAATTAAATTATCTGAATATGGTCTTCAGCTAAGAGAAAAACAAAAAGTAAGAAGGATTTATGGTATATTAGAAAAGCAATACGGGAATTACTTTGCAAAGGCTGAGAATATGCCGGGAGTTACTGGTGAAAACTTTTTACAGTTATTAGAAAGAAGACTGGATAATACTGTTTATCGGATGGGTTTTGCTACATCACGTAATGAAGCAAGACAATTTGTCCTTCATGGACATATACTGGTAAATGGTAAGAAGGTAAATATTCCTTCATATCAGGTTGATGTTGATGATGTAATTGCTGTTAAGGATGCGAGTCGTAAAGGCAAGAGATTTAAAGATGTATTTGAATTCAACTCTGAAATTACCACACCAGATTGGTTAAGTGTTAACCTTGAAAAGGCAGAGGGAAAGGTTGTTTCACTCCCTACAAGGGAAGATATAGATTATCCTGTTGAAGAACACTTAATTGTAGAGTTTTATTCCAGGTAA
- the rpsK gene encoding 30S ribosomal protein S11: MAKAKKRVKKSKKKIKRNIDKGQAHIRSTFNNTIISITDDKGNVVAWSSSGKVGYEGSRKSTPFAAQIAAEDAAQQAVDQGVKEIEIFVKGPGSGRESAIRSLQAAGLNVTLIKDITPIPHNGCRPPKRRRV; the protein is encoded by the coding sequence ATGGCTAAGGCAAAGAAAAGGGTTAAAAAGAGCAAGAAAAAGATTAAACGTAATATTGATAAAGGTCAGGCCCATATTAGGTCTACTTTTAATAATACAATTATTAGTATTACTGATGATAAGGGAAATGTAGTTGCCTGGTCAAGTTCTGGTAAGGTTGGTTATGAAGGTTCACGAAAGAGTACTCCTTTTGCAGCTCAGATTGCTGCAGAAGATGCCGCCCAACAGGCAGTAGACCAGGGGGTTAAGGAGATAGAGATCTTTGTTAAGGGACCAGGCTCAGGTAGAGAATCAGCTATTAGGTCTCTTCAGGCAGCAGGTTTAAATGTTACCCTTATCAAGGATATTACTCCTATTCCTCATAATGGATGTCGTCCACCTAAAAGACGCAGAGTTTAA
- the rpsM gene encoding 30S ribosomal protein S13 codes for MARIEGVDLPRNKRVVIGLTYIYGIGRSTANKIIEATGVNADTRVKDLTEAEIAKLREEIDKYQVEGELRREVRGNIKRLMDIGSYRGLRHRRGLPVRGQRTKTNARTRKGPKKTVGIRRKAE; via the coding sequence TTGGCACGTATAGAAGGTGTAGATCTTCCAAGAAATAAAAGGGTAGTAATCGGGTTGACTTATATTTATGGGATAGGCCGTTCTACTGCTAATAAAATAATTGAAGCCACTGGTGTTAATGCTGATACCAGGGTGAAAGACCTGACTGAAGCTGAGATAGCCAAACTCAGGGAAGAAATAGATAAATATCAGGTTGAAGGAGAGCTGAGACGTGAAGTGCGGGGCAATATTAAACGTTTGATGGATATTGGTAGTTATCGTGGGCTTCGCCACAGGAGAGGACTGCCAGTACGCGGACAACGTACTAAGACAAATGCCCGTACACGTAAAGGGCCTAAAAAGACTGTTGGAATCAGGAGAAAGGCTGAATAA
- the rpmJ gene encoding 50S ribosomal protein L36, giving the protein MKVRPSVKPICDKCKIIRRKGKVMVICENPKHKQRQG; this is encoded by the coding sequence GTGAAGGTTAGGCCATCAGTTAAACCTATCTGTGATAAATGTAAAATAATCAGGCGGAAAGGTAAAGTAATGGTAATCTGTGAAAACCCCAAGCATAAACAACGTCAAGGATAA
- the infA gene encoding translation initiation factor IF-1, with protein MAKEEPIEVQGTVVEPLPNAMFRVELDNGHKVLAHVSGKMRMNFIRILPGDKVTVELSPYDLSRGRITYRHKAK; from the coding sequence ATGGCAAAAGAGGAACCTATTGAAGTTCAGGGAACGGTTGTAGAACCACTTCCTAATGCAATGTTCAGGGTTGAGCTTGACAATGGTCATAAGGTTTTGGCCCATGTTTCAGGAAAAATGAGGATGAATTTCATCCGGATCTTACCAGGTGATAAGGTTACAGTTGAATTATCTCCCTATGACCTAAGCCGGGGGAGAATCACTTATCGTCATAAGGCCAAATAA
- a CDS encoding KOW domain-containing RNA-binding protein, with protein MSSRFELGDLVISTAGRDEGKYYLVVKIVDEDYIQVSDGDKKRIENPKRKNIKHVRPAGYHFGEISIWLLEGKRVRNEDIKKAIKDYQKNEEAK; from the coding sequence ATGAGTTCTCGATTTGAATTAGGTGACCTGGTTATTTCAACAGCTGGTAGAGATGAAGGTAAATATTATCTAGTAGTTAAAATTGTTGATGAAGACTATATACAGGTTTCTGATGGGGATAAGAAAAGGATTGAAAACCCCAAACGTAAGAATATTAAACATGTGAGACCAGCAGGATATCATTTTGGAGAAATTTCTATATGGTTATTAGAAGGAAAACGCGTTCGGAATGAGGACATAAAAAAGGCGATTAAAGATTATCAGAAAAATGAGGAGGCTAAATGA
- the map gene encoding type I methionyl aminopeptidase yields the protein MIVLKSPREINIMRQANQIVAETHHFLKEMIVVGITTAEIDRLGEEFIRNKGAVPSFKGYRGYPASVCVSINEEVVHGIPSKKRRVEDGDLLSLDIGAFYEGFHGDAARSFGVGKISNQARELIEVTEQSFFQGIEKAYPGNRLTDISNQIQKFVEGKGFSVVRDYVGHGIGREMHESPQIPNFGSPGRGPLLKKGMTLAIEPMVNVGTFRVKTLVDEWTVVTEDRKLSAHYENTIVITDNGPEILSKV from the coding sequence ATGATTGTCCTGAAGTCTCCCAGAGAGATTAATATAATGCGCCAGGCTAATCAGATAGTTGCTGAAACTCATCATTTCCTTAAGGAAATGATAGTTGTTGGCATTACAACTGCTGAGATAGATAGGCTTGGTGAGGAGTTTATTAGAAACAAAGGTGCAGTTCCATCATTTAAAGGGTATAGGGGGTATCCGGCATCTGTTTGCGTTTCAATCAATGAAGAGGTAGTACATGGTATTCCCAGCAAAAAAAGGCGTGTTGAAGACGGGGATCTGCTCAGCCTGGATATTGGTGCTTTTTATGAAGGATTTCATGGTGATGCTGCCCGTTCATTTGGGGTTGGTAAGATTAGTAATCAGGCCAGAGAACTGATTGAGGTTACAGAGCAGTCCTTTTTTCAAGGGATAGAAAAGGCTTATCCTGGAAATAGGTTAACTGATATATCAAATCAAATTCAAAAATTTGTTGAAGGAAAGGGATTTTCGGTTGTCCGGGATTATGTGGGACACGGTATAGGTAGAGAGATGCATGAATCCCCGCAGATACCCAATTTTGGTTCCCCCGGTCGAGGTCCTTTACTCAAAAAAGGTATGACACTGGCGATAGAACCCATGGTAAATGTGGGTACATTTCGTGTTAAAACACTTGTTGACGAGTGGACTGTAGTAACTGAAGACAGGAAATTATCAGCTCATTATGAAAATACTATTGTTATTACAGATAATGGGCCAGAAATCCTTAGTAAAGTATAG